A portion of the Pedobacter cryoconitis genome contains these proteins:
- a CDS encoding hydroxymethylglutaryl-CoA lyase — protein MSQKAIKLIECPRDAMQGIHDFIPTDLKAAYINLLLQVGFDTIDFGSFVSPKAIPQLTDTKEVLAQLDLSNTSSKLLAIVANLRGAENAMLFPEIDYVGFPFSISETFQQRNTNSTIQESLVTVEKMLELCDKNQKTAVVYLSMGFGNPYGDAYNTAIVEQWASELVKRGTKILSLSDTTGVSTPEKIKELMQLLLRSFPETEIGLHLHSTPETRKEKIEAAYHIGCRRFDSALKGFGGCPMAADDLTGNLATEELITYLQQQGETLKLNLDKWQEAMLLSSKVFQGM, from the coding sequence ATGAGTCAGAAAGCTATTAAACTAATCGAATGTCCGAGAGATGCCATGCAAGGCATCCATGACTTTATTCCCACAGACTTAAAAGCGGCCTATATCAATTTGCTCCTGCAAGTTGGTTTTGATACCATAGATTTCGGCAGTTTTGTTTCGCCAAAGGCTATCCCCCAGCTTACCGATACCAAAGAAGTTTTAGCACAACTGGATCTGAGCAATACATCCAGCAAATTATTAGCTATTGTAGCCAATCTGCGTGGCGCTGAAAATGCCATGCTCTTTCCTGAAATCGATTACGTAGGATTTCCATTTTCTATCTCTGAAACTTTTCAGCAGAGGAATACAAATTCCACTATTCAGGAATCTCTGGTAACCGTAGAAAAGATGCTGGAATTATGTGATAAAAATCAGAAGACTGCCGTAGTTTACTTATCTATGGGCTTTGGTAATCCATATGGAGATGCTTACAACACAGCAATTGTAGAACAATGGGCATCGGAATTGGTAAAAAGGGGGACTAAAATACTTTCCTTATCAGATACCACAGGAGTTTCTACACCAGAAAAGATTAAAGAGTTAATGCAGCTGCTGCTCCGCAGCTTTCCGGAAACAGAAATAGGCCTGCATTTGCACAGCACTCCGGAGACGCGTAAAGAAAAAATTGAAGCTGCTTACCACATTGGGTGCAGACGTTTTGATAGTGCTTTAAAAGGCTTTGGAGGTTGTCCGATGGCAGCCGATGACCTGACTGGTAACCTGGCGACCGAAGAACTGATTACTTATCTTCAGCAACAAGGCGAAACATTGAAGCTGAACTTAGATAAATGGCAGGAGGCGATGTTGTTGTCATCGAAAGTATTTCAAGGAATGTAA
- a CDS encoding GNAT family N-acetyltransferase yields the protein MELLQVNKIRTQEELESAFAIRKQVFVVEQGCPPELEWENEDVSHHFLALLDNQPCGACRWRKTDNGYKLERFAVLKEYRGKRVGQALVAAALADIPDSANSIYLNAQVEAVSLYAKFGFAVEGEQFEEAGIQHFRMVKK from the coding sequence ATGGAACTACTTCAGGTAAATAAGATCAGGACGCAGGAAGAATTGGAAAGTGCATTTGCAATTCGAAAACAAGTCTTTGTGGTGGAACAGGGCTGTCCGCCAGAACTGGAATGGGAAAATGAGGATGTTTCTCATCATTTCCTGGCTTTACTGGATAACCAGCCTTGTGGTGCTTGCCGATGGCGGAAAACTGACAACGGCTATAAGTTAGAGCGTTTTGCGGTATTAAAAGAATACCGGGGCAAAAGGGTAGGACAAGCGCTTGTAGCGGCTGCTTTAGCCGATATACCAGATAGTGCCAACTCGATCTATTTAAACGCGCAGGTGGAAGCCGTTAGCTTGTATGCTAAGTTTGGCTTTGCAGTAGAAGGCGAACAGTTTGAAGAAGCTGGAATACAGCATTTCAGAATGGTAAAGAAATAA
- a CDS encoding low affinity iron permease family protein translates to MKIPGKKNNLFEQFSNAATKFTGSSSAFIIALLIVIVWAVSGPVFHYSETWQLVINTGTTIITFLMVFLIQKAQNKDGKAIQLKLNELLAAHERASNRMVDIEDLTEAELDQLHKFYVTLAALAKQETDIHCSHSIDAAQEVSVMKAKHLFKPKHHGTTSGK, encoded by the coding sequence ATGAAAATCCCAGGAAAGAAAAACAACTTATTTGAGCAGTTCTCTAATGCTGCGACCAAGTTTACAGGTAGCTCTTCAGCTTTTATTATTGCTTTATTAATTGTCATTGTCTGGGCAGTGAGCGGTCCGGTTTTTCATTATTCGGAAACCTGGCAGCTGGTGATCAATACCGGAACAACAATTATTACTTTTTTAATGGTCTTTTTAATCCAGAAAGCTCAGAACAAAGATGGCAAGGCGATACAGCTTAAGTTGAATGAATTATTGGCCGCACATGAACGGGCAAGTAACAGGATGGTGGATATTGAAGACTTAACAGAAGCTGAATTAGATCAGTTACATAAATTCTATGTCACATTAGCAGCATTAGCAAAACAAGAAACCGATATTCATTGTTCTCATTCCATTGATGCTGCGCAGGAAGTGAGTGTAATGAAAGCGAAGCATTTATTTAAACCCAAACATCATGGAACTACTTCAGGTAAATAA
- the fbaA gene encoding class II fructose-bisphosphate aldolase, which translates to MSLKGYKGVIYGDAVQELFEQAKKHQFALPAVNVTGTNTINAVMETAKAVNSPVMIQLSNGGAQFYAGKTLNNDNLNACVLGAVSAAKHVHLLAEHYGVAVVLHTDHAAKKLLPWIDGLLDHGEKFFAETGKPLFSSHMLDLSEESIEENMEISAKYLARMAKMGMTIEIELGVTGGEEDGVDNSDVDSSKLYTQPSEVAYAYEELSKVSDKFTVAAAFGNVHGVYKPGNVKLQPVILKNSQDYIKEKLGLTAEKPINFVFHGGSGSSQEEIREAISYGAIKMNIDTDMQWALWEGVLDYYKANEAYLQGQIGNPDGDDKPNKKYYDPRVWLRKGEEAFVKRLTQAFEDLNCRNASDKL; encoded by the coding sequence ATGAGTTTAAAAGGCTATAAAGGCGTAATTTACGGAGATGCTGTTCAGGAATTATTTGAACAGGCTAAAAAACATCAGTTTGCATTGCCTGCAGTTAATGTTACCGGAACAAATACCATCAATGCGGTTATGGAAACTGCTAAAGCGGTGAATTCACCAGTCATGATCCAGTTATCAAATGGTGGCGCGCAATTTTATGCAGGTAAGACATTGAATAATGATAACTTAAATGCATGTGTATTAGGGGCAGTATCTGCCGCAAAACATGTTCATTTATTAGCTGAGCACTATGGTGTTGCGGTTGTATTACATACTGACCATGCAGCTAAAAAATTATTGCCATGGATTGATGGCCTGTTAGATCACGGTGAAAAATTCTTTGCTGAAACTGGTAAACCATTGTTCTCTTCACATATGTTGGATCTTTCTGAAGAGTCAATCGAAGAAAACATGGAGATCTCGGCTAAATACTTAGCACGTATGGCTAAAATGGGTATGACTATCGAAATCGAACTGGGTGTAACTGGTGGTGAAGAAGATGGTGTAGACAACAGTGATGTTGATAGCTCTAAATTATATACTCAGCCTTCTGAAGTCGCTTATGCTTATGAAGAATTGAGTAAAGTAAGTGATAAATTTACTGTTGCTGCTGCTTTTGGTAATGTTCACGGTGTTTATAAACCAGGTAACGTTAAATTGCAACCAGTAATCCTTAAAAACTCTCAGGATTATATCAAAGAGAAATTAGGGTTAACAGCTGAAAAGCCAATTAACTTTGTATTCCATGGTGGATCAGGTTCTTCTCAGGAAGAGATCAGAGAAGCTATTTCTTATGGTGCAATCAAAATGAACATTGATACTGATATGCAATGGGCATTGTGGGAAGGTGTTCTGGATTATTACAAAGCGAACGAAGCTTATCTTCAGGGACAAATCGGAAATCCTGATGGAGATGATAAACCAAATAAAAAATACTATGATCCACGTGTTTGGTTACGCAAAGGAGAAGAAGCATTTGTTAAACGTTTAACTCAGGCTTTTGAAGATTTGAACTGTAGAAATGCAAGTGATAAATTATAA
- the accD gene encoding acetyl-CoA carboxylase, carboxyltransferase subunit beta: MAWFKREKKGISTLTEEKKEAPDGLWNKCPNCKKALHSADLIENKYVCHYCDYHLRVGSKEYFQVLFDNNEFKELFADLTSGDPLNFTDSKPYTERLVDTMAKTGLKDAIRSAVGKIEGEELVIACMDFNFIGGSMGSVVGEKIARSIDYSIKHKIPFLMISKSGGARMMEAAFSLMQMAKTSAKLALLNQAKIPYISLLTDPTTGGVTASYAMLGDINIAEPGALIGFAGPRVIKETIKKDLPKGFQTAEFVQEHGFLDFIVDRRAMKAKLATFLKMVKN, from the coding sequence ATGGCTTGGTTTAAGAGAGAAAAAAAAGGTATCAGTACGCTGACAGAAGAAAAGAAAGAAGCGCCGGATGGCTTATGGAACAAGTGTCCTAATTGCAAGAAAGCATTACACAGCGCAGACCTTATTGAAAATAAATACGTTTGTCACTATTGTGATTATCATTTGAGAGTTGGTTCCAAAGAATATTTTCAGGTATTATTTGATAACAATGAGTTCAAAGAACTTTTTGCTGACCTGACCTCAGGAGATCCGCTTAACTTTACAGACAGCAAACCTTATACAGAACGTTTGGTTGACACAATGGCAAAAACAGGCCTGAAAGACGCTATTCGTTCAGCAGTAGGTAAAATTGAAGGAGAAGAACTGGTAATTGCCTGTATGGACTTCAATTTTATTGGTGGTTCTATGGGTTCTGTAGTAGGAGAAAAAATCGCAAGATCTATCGATTACAGCATCAAACATAAAATTCCATTTCTGATGATTTCCAAATCAGGAGGAGCCAGAATGATGGAAGCCGCATTCTCACTGATGCAAATGGCAAAAACATCTGCTAAATTAGCCTTGCTGAACCAGGCAAAAATCCCTTATATCTCTTTATTAACTGATCCGACTACCGGTGGTGTAACTGCATCTTATGCGATGCTGGGTGATATTAATATTGCAGAACCAGGTGCGCTGATTGGATTTGCAGGCCCGAGAGTAATTAAAGAAACAATCAAAAAAGACTTACCAAAAGGTTTCCAGACTGCCGAATTTGTGCAGGAACATGGCTTCCTTGATTTTATTGTAGACCGCAGGGCAATGAAAGCAAAGCTCGCTACTTTCCTTAAAATGGTAAAGAACTAG
- a CDS encoding outer membrane beta-barrel protein, with product MKKIVLIFIGLLSISVSCMAQTEKGKILLGGYANFNTYRGGSITDRNTYLGINPTVGIFVTDNLVIGTGLGYVHSAYTQNLVDGGSVRRKAYAVSVSPFGRYYVGITPQLKFFGQLEAALNWRNIKGSETMGEKDLKSNFYSATLSPGFALFPSKKIGIELSITGFQYAKQHLKTDEASLTDFRSFSFGSDFFNPRLGIQFYL from the coding sequence ATGAAGAAAATAGTATTAATTTTTATTGGTTTGCTATCAATATCAGTTAGCTGCATGGCGCAGACAGAAAAAGGAAAAATACTTTTAGGAGGTTATGCTAATTTCAACACCTACAGAGGTGGAAGCATAACAGACAGGAATACTTACTTAGGAATCAATCCCACAGTGGGAATCTTCGTTACAGATAATCTGGTCATAGGAACCGGATTAGGCTATGTACATTCTGCTTATACCCAGAATTTGGTTGATGGAGGTTCTGTACGGAGAAAAGCTTACGCTGTGAGTGTAAGCCCGTTTGGGAGATATTATGTTGGTATCACACCGCAACTTAAATTTTTTGGTCAGCTGGAAGCAGCTTTAAACTGGCGGAATATAAAAGGTAGCGAAACAATGGGGGAAAAAGATTTGAAAAGTAATTTTTATAGCGCAACCTTATCTCCGGGATTTGCCTTGTTCCCCTCTAAAAAAATCGGTATAGAACTGTCAATTACCGGATTCCAATATGCAAAGCAACACTTGAAAACTGATGAGGCATCCTTAACTGATTTCAGATCTTTTAGTTTTGGAAGTGACTTCTTTAATCCGCGTTTAGGGATTCAATTCTATTTGTAA